One stretch of Thermanaerosceptrum fracticalcis DNA includes these proteins:
- a CDS encoding sugar ABC transporter ATP-binding protein has product MPRPLLQMKGIAKSFPGVKALDDVELELQEGEVLALLGENGAGKSSLMKILSGVYQADQGMIKISDQEVKITSPKDAQYLGIATIHQELNLIPQLSVAENIFLGREFTNKFGTIDWRKMAEEAGKILAELDLNISAQALVGDLGIAEQQMVEIAKALSLKARIIIMDEPTATLTEKETNRLFKAIKRLRSEGKSIIYISHRLEEVFMFCDRLMVLRDGRYIDSRDVDKTDIEEVIQMMVGRNLEEKYPKIQGVPQGETLAVKGLSIEKKLYDINFSLRAGEVLGVAGLVGSGRTELAKAIFGFLPITQGKILLEGKEVQINNPRTAIGKGIAYVPENRKEEGLILGLSVRENITLASLNALSYFWGSIKKKEEVNKVDDYISRFNIKTPHREQPIKNLSGGNQQKVVLAKWMLTKPKVLILDEPTRGIDVGAKVEIYQLINQLKQWGVAIMVISSELPEVLGVSDRIMVMSQGRVSGFFDSKEASQEKIMVKALGG; this is encoded by the coding sequence ATGCCAAGACCTCTACTACAAATGAAGGGAATAGCAAAATCGTTTCCCGGGGTGAAGGCCTTGGATGATGTAGAGCTGGAACTGCAGGAAGGTGAAGTGCTAGCTCTACTCGGGGAGAATGGCGCCGGAAAATCATCCTTAATGAAAATCCTTAGCGGGGTCTACCAGGCCGATCAAGGGATGATAAAAATTTCGGACCAAGAGGTTAAGATCACTTCACCTAAAGACGCTCAGTACTTGGGGATTGCTACGATTCACCAAGAGTTAAATTTGATTCCCCAATTATCTGTGGCTGAAAACATTTTTTTAGGCAGGGAATTCACGAATAAGTTTGGTACGATCGATTGGCGGAAAATGGCAGAGGAAGCCGGCAAAATATTAGCTGAACTGGATTTGAATATTTCGGCCCAGGCCCTGGTAGGAGACCTGGGTATTGCTGAACAGCAAATGGTGGAAATAGCCAAAGCTCTATCTCTTAAGGCACGAATCATTATTATGGATGAACCCACAGCCACCCTAACAGAAAAAGAAACGAACAGATTGTTTAAGGCAATTAAGCGGTTACGCTCAGAAGGGAAATCAATAATCTACATATCCCATCGCTTGGAAGAAGTCTTTATGTTTTGCGATCGTTTAATGGTCCTTAGGGATGGGAGGTATATTGATAGCAGGGATGTTGACAAAACCGATATCGAAGAAGTTATCCAAATGATGGTAGGAAGAAATTTAGAAGAGAAGTATCCGAAGATCCAAGGGGTGCCCCAGGGTGAAACCCTGGCAGTCAAAGGTCTTTCCATAGAAAAAAAACTCTATGATATAAATTTTTCCTTACGGGCAGGGGAAGTTCTGGGTGTGGCAGGACTTGTCGGTTCTGGTAGAACAGAGTTGGCCAAAGCAATTTTCGGTTTTCTACCCATCACACAAGGCAAAATTTTGCTGGAAGGTAAGGAAGTGCAAATAAATAATCCCAGGACTGCTATCGGCAAGGGAATAGCCTATGTTCCGGAAAATCGCAAGGAGGAGGGCCTCATCCTCGGCCTTTCTGTGCGGGAAAATATCACCCTGGCCTCTTTAAATGCCCTATCGTATTTTTGGGGAAGTATTAAGAAGAAAGAGGAGGTTAACAAGGTAGATGATTATATCTCCCGTTTTAATATCAAAACACCCCACCGGGAACAGCCGATTAAGAATTTGAGCGGAGGAAACCAGCAAAAGGTGGTTTTAGCCAAATGGATGCTGACGAAGCCAAAAGTTTTGATTCTTGATGAACCGACCCGGGGAATTGATGTAGGCGCAAAAGTAGAAATATATCAATTAATCAACCAGTTAAAACAATGGGGTGTAGCCATTATGGTTATCTCCTCCGAACTGCCTGAAGTTTTGGGTGTGTCTGACCGGATTATGGTTATGTCTCAAGGAAGAGTCTCAGGTTTCTTCGACAGCAAAGAAGCCTCCCAGGAAAAAATAATGGTCAAGGCTTTAGGAGGGTGA
- a CDS encoding spore coat associated protein CotJA: MRNFTFKVIPVPPEPSKKNGGKVENTEGCPAPYKPYPPPPQAPMPCPPQKPCPTPPEPVLPAPPETPLPCPPTYSPYPQYPQYPQYPSSVLPSPPEMSLPYPPTYPSYPPHAYPPPYPQPPFRLAHAYVPWQYYNVVYSPAEALSRGTLFPDLYQPQGEYGPCEGPQPCSLVFPRGGASYGS; the protein is encoded by the coding sequence TTGCGAAACTTTACCTTTAAAGTCATACCTGTGCCGCCTGAACCATCCAAGAAGAATGGTGGCAAGGTAGAAAATACAGAGGGGTGCCCTGCTCCTTACAAACCTTATCCACCCCCACCCCAGGCACCGATGCCCTGTCCTCCTCAAAAGCCTTGTCCCACACCACCTGAGCCGGTTTTACCAGCACCACCGGAGACACCTTTACCCTGTCCGCCTACTTATTCCCCATATCCCCAATATCCCCAATATCCCCAATATCCTTCCTCCGTTTTACCCTCTCCGCCTGAGATGTCTTTGCCCTATCCACCTACCTATCCCAGCTATCCTCCCCATGCTTATCCACCCCCTTATCCCCAGCCGCCCTTTAGGTTGGCCCATGCCTATGTACCCTGGCAGTACTACAATGTAGTCTATAGTCCTGCCGAGGCCCTCAGTAGGGGCACCCTGTTTCCTGACCTGTATCAGCCCCAAGGGGAGTACGGTCCGTGCGAAGGACCTCAACCCTGCTCTTTAGTATTCCCGCGGGGAGGTGCTTCCTATGGCAGTTGA
- the rbsK gene encoding ribokinase, with translation MKPRITVIGSLNMDMVIQIDSFPLPGQTVLGGNLDYIPGGKGANQAVAAARLKGDVALIGKVGTDAFGQVLLDNLLKNGVDVSAVKRENVSSGVALITVTPSGENQIVVSPGANSLVNADFVQEHENTIRSAQVLLLQLETPLAAVKRAVELAKEAGVLVILNPAPAQALPESLLNQVDVLTPNETELSILSGVPVQNMVEVYTASRILLEKGTKCVVTTLGDKGAFLCSPNINVLIPGYSVKAIDTTAAGDSFTAALAVAVAQGKPLPKAVKFANKVGALTVTKKGAQPSLPLLDEVEKYPFKEGSA, from the coding sequence ATGAAACCTAGAATTACAGTTATTGGCAGTCTTAATATGGACATGGTCATTCAGATTGATAGTTTCCCTCTCCCGGGGCAAACAGTATTGGGAGGAAACCTGGATTACATCCCGGGCGGTAAAGGCGCCAATCAGGCTGTAGCCGCGGCGAGGCTGAAAGGAGATGTGGCCCTGATCGGCAAGGTGGGAACGGACGCTTTTGGGCAGGTATTACTGGATAACCTGTTAAAAAACGGTGTAGACGTAAGTGCGGTAAAGCGTGAAAACGTGTCTTCGGGTGTAGCCTTAATCACAGTAACACCGTCGGGAGAAAATCAAATTGTTGTCTCACCGGGAGCCAATTCTTTAGTAAACGCCGATTTTGTGCAGGAGCATGAAAATACCATCAGGTCAGCACAGGTACTACTCCTGCAATTGGAAACCCCATTAGCTGCCGTTAAACGGGCTGTGGAACTGGCCAAAGAAGCAGGGGTGCTGGTTATTTTAAATCCTGCTCCGGCCCAGGCGTTACCCGAAAGTCTCTTAAATCAGGTTGATGTCCTGACCCCTAATGAGACGGAGTTATCAATTTTAAGCGGGGTGCCTGTGCAAAATATGGTGGAAGTGTACACAGCCAGCCGAATTCTTCTGGAGAAAGGGACAAAATGTGTCGTTACAACGTTAGGAGATAAAGGGGCCTTTTTGTGCAGTCCCAATATAAATGTCTTAATTCCAGGGTATTCCGTGAAGGCCATCGATACAACAGCGGCCGGAGATTCCTTTACAGCGGCTTTGGCCGTGGCTGTGGCTCAAGGAAAACCCCTGCCGAAAGCTGTTAAATTCGCAAATAAAGTTGGGGCCCTTACTGTAACTAAAAAAGGGGCTCAACCATCTTTACCCCTTTTAGATGAAGTAGAAAAATATCCGTTCAAGGAGGGTTCAGCGTGA
- the ablA gene encoding lysine 2,3-aminomutase, giving the protein MAMNIQEVLTQSLSIESKSRWNDWRWHIKNRITNAEELQNYIDLTPEEVKGISACLTQFRMAITPYYASLMNPANPNCPIRKQAIPSVQELVSYKCDMDDPLNEESDSPVPGLTHRYPDRALLLVTDQCSMYCRHCTRRRMAGQKDRALPRKQVEIALEYIRKTPVIRDVIISGGDPLTLPDSEIEFLLKELRAIPHVEIIRIGTRTPVVLPQRITRELCQMIQKYHPVWINTHFNHPKEITPESKAACERMANHGIPVGNQSVLLKGVNDCPHIMKELMRKLLTIRVRPYYIYQCDLSRGIGHFRTSVGKGIQIMESLRGHTSGLAVPHYVIDAPGGGGKIPVNPQYLISQSDRQVILRNYEGKLFVYAEPDENKSSCSCPSCAGERVETYGVAGMLDFEYEVIQEKQ; this is encoded by the coding sequence ATGGCAATGAACATACAGGAAGTGCTGACCCAATCATTGTCTATAGAAAGCAAATCCCGGTGGAACGACTGGCGCTGGCATATTAAAAACCGTATTACCAATGCTGAGGAACTGCAAAACTACATAGACCTGACACCGGAAGAAGTAAAGGGAATCTCCGCCTGCCTGACACAGTTCCGCATGGCCATCACCCCTTATTATGCCTCCTTAATGAACCCGGCAAATCCTAATTGTCCCATCAGAAAGCAGGCTATTCCTTCCGTGCAGGAGTTAGTTTCTTATAAATGTGACATGGATGACCCCCTTAATGAGGAAAGCGATTCACCTGTCCCCGGTTTAACCCATCGTTATCCGGACCGGGCCTTGCTCTTAGTCACAGACCAGTGCTCCATGTACTGCCGTCACTGCACACGCCGCCGTATGGCAGGACAAAAAGACAGGGCTCTTCCCCGTAAACAGGTAGAGATAGCCCTGGAATATATTAGGAAGACCCCGGTCATCCGGGACGTGATCATCTCCGGTGGTGATCCCCTTACACTGCCCGACTCGGAAATCGAATTCCTCTTAAAAGAACTCCGCGCTATTCCCCACGTGGAAATCATTCGCATCGGGACACGTACTCCCGTGGTCCTGCCCCAGCGCATCACCAGAGAGCTTTGCCAGATGATCCAAAAATACCACCCGGTGTGGATCAATACCCATTTCAATCATCCCAAAGAAATAACCCCGGAGTCCAAGGCTGCCTGTGAACGGATGGCTAACCACGGTATACCTGTGGGGAACCAGAGCGTTCTTTTAAAAGGGGTAAACGATTGTCCTCACATCATGAAAGAGTTAATGAGAAAACTTTTAACCATCCGTGTGCGCCCCTACTACATCTACCAGTGCGACCTGTCCCGCGGCATAGGACACTTTAGAACCTCGGTAGGTAAAGGGATTCAGATTATGGAGAGTTTACGGGGTCATACCTCCGGCCTGGCTGTTCCCCATTATGTCATCGATGCTCCGGGCGGAGGCGGCAAAATACCCGTCAATCCCCAGTACCTCATCTCCCAGTCGGACCGCCAGGTCATCCTTAGGAACTATGAAGGGAAGCTCTTTGTTTATGCAGAGCCTGATGAGAACAAAAGCAGTTGTTCCTGCCCTTCCTGTGCCGGAGAAAGGGTGGAGACTTATGGAGTAGCAGGTATGCTGGACTTCGAGTATGAAGTAATCCAGGAAAAACAATAG
- a CDS encoding spore coat protein CotJB, which translates to MAVDMMKECMDLLRRIQEMEFVALELNLYLDTHPDDTRALEDYNRAAKELKELKERYDELCGPILSYGHSRNRGNTWLWVETPWPWEM; encoded by the coding sequence ATGGCAGTTGATATGATGAAGGAGTGTATGGACCTCTTAAGAAGAATCCAGGAGATGGAGTTTGTGGCACTGGAGCTGAATCTTTACCTGGATACCCATCCTGATGATACCAGGGCCTTGGAAGATTATAATCGTGCAGCGAAAGAACTGAAGGAACTAAAAGAAAGATACGATGAATTATGTGGACCCATCCTTAGCTATGGCCATTCCCGCAACAGGGGAAACACCTGGCTCTGGGTAGAAACCCCCTGGCCCTGGGAAATGTAG
- a CDS encoding ABC transporter permease, translating to MKNWLNKQNFYKLRSLLGLILLAIILTLLTDRFLTLANLTNVLRQTSINAIIAVGMTVVAITGGIDLSVGSILAFAGAFTAGLLTKGMPVGLAVMAGLLTGVAAGLVNGLLITRGKIAPFIATLAMMTMLRGATYIYTDSRPITGLGDGFRWLGWGTIGPLPVPVLLTVLTFLAGYYLLKHNKLGRYLYAVGSNEEAARLSGIDVGKTKVFAYMLCGFLAALSAIISTSRLDSAPPNAGMQAEMDAIAAAVLGGTSLSGGVGGVTGTFVGALIIGVLNNGLNLLNVSSNYQLVAKGLVILLAVLLDRKSKTA from the coding sequence ATGAAAAACTGGCTGAACAAACAAAATTTTTATAAGTTACGGTCCCTGTTGGGCCTTATACTTCTTGCCATTATTTTAACCCTTCTAACGGATCGTTTTTTAACGCTAGCTAATTTAACCAATGTTTTGCGGCAAACTTCCATCAATGCCATTATTGCCGTAGGAATGACAGTAGTAGCGATAACAGGCGGGATCGATCTTTCCGTTGGCTCCATTCTGGCTTTTGCCGGGGCGTTTACTGCGGGCCTTTTAACTAAGGGGATGCCTGTAGGGCTTGCCGTTATGGCCGGATTATTAACCGGTGTGGCTGCGGGTCTGGTCAATGGTCTTTTGATAACACGGGGCAAGATTGCTCCTTTCATCGCAACCCTGGCGATGATGACGATGTTAAGGGGGGCTACTTACATATACACCGACAGCCGTCCTATCACCGGACTGGGAGACGGCTTCCGCTGGCTGGGTTGGGGGACTATTGGACCATTGCCTGTTCCCGTATTATTAACCGTATTGACTTTTTTAGCCGGTTATTATCTGTTGAAACACAATAAATTGGGCCGTTATTTGTATGCCGTTGGTAGTAATGAGGAAGCAGCGAGGCTTTCAGGGATTGATGTAGGTAAGACAAAAGTATTCGCTTATATGCTTTGTGGTTTTCTTGCCGCACTAAGCGCCATCATCTCCACCTCCAGGCTTGATTCAGCCCCGCCCAATGCCGGGATGCAAGCGGAAATGGATGCTATTGCTGCAGCTGTTTTGGGGGGTACAAGTTTATCGGGCGGTGTAGGTGGTGTGACAGGAACCTTTGTTGGCGCATTAATTATTGGTGTTTTAAATAACGGTTTGAATTTGCTGAATGTTTCTTCAAACTATCAGCTGGTAGCAAAAGGGCTTGTCATTCTTTTAGCCGTTTTACTGGACAGAAAAAGTAAGACAGCATAA
- a CDS encoding amino acid ABC transporter ATP-binding protein, with product MISVRNLSKRFGSLQVLRDVSLEVAPGEVVVIIGPSGSGKSTLLRSLNYLEKPEAGEIIINGERLGQNPRDVIRMRSQIGMVFQRFSLFPHMTALENVIEGPVTVKKVPKEEALAKGKTLLEKVGLGDKLTSRPSQLSGGQQQRVAIARALAMEPLIMLFDEPTSALDPELVGEVLAVMKDLAKEGMTMVVVTHEMGFAREVADRVLFMDEGRIIEEGKPEGIFSNPQNERTRAFLSKIL from the coding sequence ATGATTAGTGTAAGAAATCTCAGTAAACGCTTTGGCAGCTTACAAGTTCTAAGGGATGTCAGTTTAGAGGTGGCCCCTGGTGAAGTTGTCGTAATCATAGGCCCCAGCGGTTCGGGTAAGAGTACTTTGCTGCGCTCCCTCAATTACCTGGAGAAACCGGAAGCGGGAGAAATCATTATCAACGGCGAGCGTTTAGGCCAAAATCCCCGTGATGTCATACGCATGCGGAGTCAAATTGGCATGGTGTTTCAAAGGTTTAGTCTTTTTCCCCACATGACTGCCCTGGAAAATGTTATTGAAGGACCTGTAACCGTGAAAAAAGTTCCCAAAGAAGAGGCTCTGGCCAAAGGGAAAACCCTTTTAGAAAAGGTGGGACTGGGGGATAAACTTACTTCCCGCCCCTCCCAGCTTTCCGGCGGCCAGCAGCAGCGGGTAGCTATCGCCCGGGCTTTAGCCATGGAACCCCTGATCATGCTTTTTGATGAACCTACTTCGGCCCTGGACCCGGAACTGGTAGGAGAAGTCCTTGCCGTTATGAAGGACTTGGCCAAAGAAGGTATGACCATGGTGGTGGTCACCCATGAAATGGGTTTTGCCCGTGAAGTGGCAGACCGGGTTCTCTTTATGGATGAGGGACGTATTATCGAAGAAGGGAAGCCGGAGGGGATCTTTAGTAACCCCCAAAATGAAAGGACCAGAGCTTTTTTAAGTAAGATACTCTAA
- a CDS encoding LacI family DNA-binding transcriptional regulator has protein sequence MTVTIKDIARAADVSIATVSRVLNNKADGITEETKAKIRKAVKELNYRPNAIARGLITKKTHTIGLVLPDISNPFFPEIARGVEDVAKEAGYNVFLCNTDDDSKKERGYVKALRERQVDGIIFTASALKNSEDITEHVGKMPFILVDRKPDNLPDAPGVFLDNLKGGYLAAKHLIEKGHREIALISGPLQSYNARQRLEGFKKALQEAGIRYKDKLIREGDYKRSGGYRAMEKLLREGVEFTAVFASNDLMAVGVMEMLREKGIAIPEQVAVVGFDNIYLSTVVAPRLTTISQPTYQMGAQAAQMLLTCLQGRELDEKQKVFSPQLIIRESS, from the coding sequence ATGACCGTAACGATTAAAGATATCGCACGTGCTGCTGATGTCTCAATAGCCACTGTTTCCAGGGTATTAAATAACAAGGCCGATGGTATTACCGAAGAGACCAAGGCAAAAATACGGAAGGCAGTTAAAGAGTTAAATTACCGTCCTAATGCTATTGCCCGAGGACTTATTACGAAAAAAACTCATACCATCGGTCTGGTCTTACCCGATATATCCAACCCCTTTTTTCCGGAGATTGCCCGGGGCGTAGAAGATGTAGCTAAAGAAGCAGGCTATAACGTTTTTTTATGTAATACCGATGACGACAGTAAGAAGGAAAGGGGATATGTCAAAGCTCTTAGGGAGAGGCAGGTGGACGGGATAATTTTTACGGCAAGCGCCTTAAAGAATTCTGAGGATATAACTGAACATGTGGGGAAAATGCCGTTTATTCTGGTAGACCGCAAACCTGACAATCTCCCTGACGCACCGGGAGTATTTCTGGATAACCTCAAAGGAGGATATCTAGCCGCCAAACATCTGATTGAGAAGGGGCACCGGGAGATTGCTTTAATATCAGGACCCCTGCAGTCCTATAATGCCCGGCAAAGGCTGGAGGGATTTAAGAAAGCCTTACAGGAAGCAGGTATCAGGTATAAAGATAAGCTGATCAGAGAGGGAGACTACAAACGTTCCGGCGGGTACCGGGCGATGGAAAAACTCCTCAGGGAAGGAGTTGAATTTACTGCTGTCTTCGCCAGTAATGACTTGATGGCCGTCGGGGTAATGGAAATGTTAAGGGAAAAAGGCATAGCCATACCTGAACAGGTGGCCGTTGTCGGCTTCGATAATATCTATTTGTCTACAGTTGTAGCTCCCAGGCTTACAACCATCAGCCAGCCGACATATCAAATGGGAGCCCAGGCAGCCCAAATGTTATTAACCTGTTTACAGGGGAGAGAGTTGGATGAAAAACAGAAAGTATTCTCTCCACAATTGATTATCAGGGAGAGCAGTTAG
- a CDS encoding amino acid ABC transporter permease produces MDSINYIFNILPLLLKGVVTTVELSALAIFFGTFIGLAIALAKISKNPLLNMAGRFYTWIFRGIPLLVQLIFIYYALPSVGIEFTEFESAVIGLSLCGGAYIAEIIRAAILSIDKGQMEAALSLGMTYAQAMRRIIIPQTYRRLIPPMGNEFITLTKDTALVSAIAMTEILRHAQIRAAADFRPLENYAAAALLYLALTTIFTIVFNKVENKLALSE; encoded by the coding sequence GTGGATTCAATAAACTATATTTTTAACATTCTGCCGCTCCTCTTAAAGGGAGTTGTTACAACTGTAGAGCTTTCCGCCCTGGCCATTTTCTTTGGGACATTTATCGGGCTGGCCATAGCTTTGGCCAAAATATCCAAAAACCCCCTCTTAAATATGGCGGGCCGCTTTTATACATGGATTTTTAGGGGTATCCCCCTTTTGGTACAGCTCATTTTTATATATTATGCTTTACCGTCAGTAGGAATTGAATTCACAGAATTTGAATCGGCGGTAATAGGGCTTAGTCTCTGCGGCGGTGCCTACATCGCTGAAATCATACGTGCTGCCATTCTCTCCATTGATAAGGGTCAAATGGAAGCTGCTCTTTCCCTAGGGATGACTTATGCCCAGGCTATGCGCAGAATTATTATTCCCCAGACTTATCGCCGCTTGATTCCGCCCATGGGAAACGAGTTTATTACCCTTACGAAAGACACAGCTCTGGTTTCTGCGATTGCCATGACTGAAATCTTGCGTCATGCCCAGATACGGGCAGCTGCCGATTTCAGGCCCCTGGAAAATTATGCTGCGGCTGCCCTCCTTTATCTCGCCTTAACAACTATCTTTACCATAGTGTTCAATAAGGTGGAGAACAAGTTGGCCTTATCGGAATAA
- the rbsB gene encoding ribose ABC transporter substrate-binding protein RbsB produces the protein MRKKLTVLLLLVFVLGIVAGCGSTKPEPAKKDEKTKMGLVISTLNNPFFVTLKEGAEAKAKELGVELIVLDSQNDSTKELANVEDLVTKGVKLILINPTDSKAVANAIKVANDKKIPVITLDRGADGGEVKAHIASDNVAGGKMAGEFIIEKLGGKGKVVELEGIPGTSAARDRGKGFNDAIGSKPEIKVVAKQVADFDRQKGLAVMENILQAQKEINAVFAHNDEMALGALKAIESAKRTGIIVVGFDATDDAVKAVNEGKLAATVAQQPSQIGSLGVETAAKVLKGETVHKFIPVGLKLVKK, from the coding sequence ATGAGGAAAAAATTAACTGTTCTGTTGCTCTTAGTTTTTGTCCTGGGGATCGTAGCAGGCTGCGGCAGTACCAAGCCTGAACCTGCTAAAAAAGATGAAAAAACAAAAATGGGTTTGGTTATCTCCACCCTTAACAATCCCTTTTTTGTAACCCTGAAGGAAGGGGCGGAAGCCAAAGCCAAGGAACTTGGAGTTGAACTGATTGTATTGGATTCCCAGAACGACTCTACCAAGGAACTGGCCAACGTGGAAGATTTGGTGACCAAAGGGGTAAAACTTATTTTAATCAATCCTACTGATAGTAAAGCGGTGGCCAATGCCATTAAGGTGGCCAATGATAAAAAGATTCCTGTTATAACCCTCGACAGAGGTGCAGACGGCGGCGAGGTAAAGGCTCATATTGCTTCTGACAACGTGGCCGGAGGAAAGATGGCAGGAGAATTTATTATCGAAAAACTGGGTGGTAAAGGAAAAGTAGTGGAACTTGAAGGTATCCCCGGAACCTCCGCTGCCAGGGACAGGGGAAAAGGCTTTAATGATGCCATTGGCTCCAAGCCTGAAATTAAAGTAGTGGCGAAACAGGTCGCTGATTTTGACCGTCAAAAGGGTTTGGCTGTAATGGAAAATATTTTACAAGCGCAAAAGGAGATAAACGCCGTCTTTGCGCATAATGATGAAATGGCGTTAGGAGCGTTAAAAGCCATTGAAAGCGCCAAACGTACCGGTATTATTGTTGTAGGCTTTGACGCTACGGATGATGCGGTCAAAGCTGTCAATGAAGGGAAGTTGGCTGCAACTGTCGCTCAGCAGCCTTCGCAAATCGGCTCCCTTGGTGTGGAAACTGCTGCCAAAGTATTAAAGGGAGAAACGGTTCATAAGTTTATACCTGTTGGTTTAAAATTGGTAAAAAAATAA
- a CDS encoding transporter substrate-binding domain-containing protein: MLRKSLLVTLILLLGFSLIFTGCGKKEEPKPQPQPAPAPAPQPAAENSLERVKKAGKIVAGLDDAYPPMGFRNEKGELVGFDIDMAKEISKRIGVEIVWQPTVWDTVVASLKAKKFDVIISGMNITEKRLAEVNFAGPYGKAGQALVVKASNNTIKTIRDVKPGKLGTQSGSTGYEYAKNNGFKDDQMRLYKEFPLAFNDLAIGRIDAIIIDAFAVKTYLDKKPGTFKQVGDIMGDEKIGIAVRKEDKELLDALNKAIADMKKDGTLTKISEKWLGFDITKDI; this comes from the coding sequence ATGTTAAGGAAATCCCTTCTGGTAACACTGATTCTTTTACTCGGGTTTAGTCTTATTTTTACGGGCTGTGGGAAGAAAGAAGAGCCCAAGCCTCAACCCCAGCCGGCGCCTGCTCCGGCACCCCAACCTGCTGCTGAAAACAGCCTGGAAAGGGTTAAAAAGGCAGGGAAGATTGTGGCAGGTTTAGACGATGCTTATCCTCCTATGGGTTTCAGAAACGAAAAAGGCGAACTGGTTGGTTTTGATATAGACATGGCTAAAGAAATCAGCAAGCGTATCGGTGTGGAGATTGTTTGGCAGCCCACTGTCTGGGATACGGTGGTTGCTTCCTTAAAAGCCAAAAAGTTTGACGTGATTATTTCCGGAATGAACATCACAGAAAAGAGACTGGCGGAAGTGAATTTTGCCGGTCCTTACGGAAAGGCCGGTCAGGCCCTGGTTGTGAAGGCAAGTAACAATACCATCAAAACCATTAGAGATGTAAAACCTGGTAAGTTAGGTACCCAGTCCGGCAGCACCGGTTACGAATATGCCAAGAATAACGGCTTTAAAGACGACCAGATGAGACTCTACAAGGAATTCCCCCTGGCTTTTAATGACTTGGCTATTGGACGGATAGATGCTATCATCATTGATGCCTTTGCCGTTAAGACTTACCTGGATAAAAAACCCGGTACTTTCAAGCAGGTTGGGGACATCATGGGTGATGAAAAGATCGGTATTGCTGTTCGGAAAGAAGACAAGGAACTTCTCGATGCTCTGAATAAAGCCATTGCTGATATGAAGAAAGACGGCACCCTGACTAAGATTTCCGAAAAGTGGTTAGGATTTGACATTACCAAAGATATTTAA
- the rbsD gene encoding D-ribose pyranase gives MKRRGILNHRIMDTIARMGHGDLLVVADAGLPIPAEVERIDIALIRGVPDFLTVLDAVLDELVVEEVVLAQEMSAVSPELEDKVRQRISQPITRIAHEEFKQLTKKAIAVIRTGECTSYANIILKSGVNFREV, from the coding sequence GTGAAAAGAAGGGGGATCTTAAATCACCGGATTATGGATACAATTGCCCGGATGGGGCACGGGGATTTACTTGTTGTTGCGGATGCCGGTTTACCCATACCGGCAGAAGTGGAACGCATTGATATCGCCTTGATAAGAGGTGTGCCCGATTTCCTTACTGTTTTAGATGCCGTCCTGGATGAACTGGTTGTGGAAGAGGTTGTCCTTGCTCAGGAAATGTCAGCGGTAAGTCCAGAACTGGAAGATAAAGTCCGCCAAAGAATAAGTCAACCGATTACGAGGATAGCTCATGAAGAATTTAAACAATTGACCAAGAAGGCTATTGCCGTTATCAGAACAGGCGAGTGTACATCATACGCCAACATCATCTTGAAGTCGGGGGTTAATTTTAGGGAGGTTTAA